A genomic stretch from Helianthus annuus cultivar XRQ/B chromosome 1, HanXRQr2.0-SUNRISE, whole genome shotgun sequence includes:
- the LOC110876113 gene encoding 3-oxoacyl-[acyl-carrier-protein] synthase I, chloroplastic has product MGTEAHLMYTSLLASTLNPQHENLSPLTVKLPSGTTTVRLPQISATAPKREKDPKRRVVITGMGVVSVFGNDVDIFYQKLLAGESGIGPIDRFDVSDFPTQFGGQIRGFESSGYINPKLDRRLDDCQRYCIVAGKKALEDAALGGDELSMIDKERAGVLVGTGMGGVTSHYDGVVTLIKRGYKQITPFFTPYILPNTGPAFLAIDLGFMGPAYSISTACATSNYCFDAAANHIREGVADLMIAGGVDACFNPISLAGIVACNALSQRNDDPQTASRPWDQGRDGFVLGEGAGVLVMESLEHAMKRDAPIIAEYLGGAINCDAYHITNPRPDAFGITTCIQSSLLNAGVSVEEVNYINAHATSTVAGDLAEITALKNVFKNSPGIKMNATKSIIGHSIAASGGMEAIATIKAIQTGWLHPTINQFNHDPEVEFDTVANHKQKHEINVAISNSFGFGGHNSVVAFSAFKP; this is encoded by the exons ATGGGAACTGAAGCTCATCTTATGTACACATCTCTATTGGCGTCTACACTTAACCCACAACACGAAAACTTGTCGCCCCTAACTGTAAAACTACCCTCAGGGACCACCACCGTACGCCTTCCGCAGATTTCTGCCACAGCCCCTAAACGTGAGAAAGATCCAAAAAGGCGGGTTGTTATTACGGGTATGGGAGTCGTCTCTGTGTTTGGAAATGACGTTGATATCTTCTACCAAAAACTCTTGGCAGGAGAGAGCGGAATTGGGCCAATAGATCGATTCGATGTTTCTGATTTTCCAACACAATTTGGTGGTCAGATTCGTGGGTTTGAATCAAGTGGATATATCAATCCCAAACTTGACCGAAGATTGGATGATTGTCAACGGTATTGCATTGTTGCAGGAAAAAAAGCACTTGAAGATGCTGCTCTTGGTGGTGATGAACTCTCCATG ATCGATAAAGAACGTGCGGGTGTGCTTGTGGGAACAGGAATGGGAGGTGTAACATCACATTATGATGGTGTGGTGACTCTAATCAAAAGAGGTTATAAACAAATCACACCATTTTTCACACCATATATTCTACCAAATACGGGCCCTGCCTTTCTTGCTATAGATCTTGGGTTTATGGGACCAGCTTACTCCATTTCTACTGCTTGCGCTACATCCAATTATTGCTTCGATGCTGCTGCGAATCATATCCGTGAAGGGGTGGCTGATTTGATGATTGCTGGAGGCGTAGATGCTTGTTTTAATCCGATCTCATTAGCAGGCATTGTTGCCTGTAACGCACTGTCTCAGAGAAATGATGATCCGCAAACTGCTTCCAGACCATGGGACCAAGGTAGAGATGGCTTCGTTTTGGGTGAAGGGGCTGGCGTATTG GTGATGGAGAGTTTAGAACATGCAATGAAAAGGGATGCACCAATAATTGCTGAATACTTGGGAGGTGCCATAAATTGCGATGCATATCATATAACTAATCCACGACCCGACGCTTTTGGGATTACAACTTGTATTCAAAGCAGCCTATTGAACGCTGGCGTCTCAGTAGAGGAG GTAAATTACATCAATGCACATGCAACTTCTACGGTGGCTGGGGATCTTGCTGAGATAACCGCTCTAAAGAATGTATTCAAGAATAGCCCAGGAATCAAAATGAATGCTACAAAG TCAATAATCGGACACTCAATTGCGGCTTCCGGAGGCATGGAAGCCATTGCTACAATTAAAGCAATTCAAACAGGATGGTTACACCCAACTATTAATCAATTC AATCATGATCCCGAAGTTGAATTCGACACTGTTGCAAATCATaagcaaaagcatgaaataaacGTTG CGATTTCAAATTCATTTGGTTTTGGAGGACACAACTCCGTTGTGGCATTCTCTGCATTTAAACCTTAA